The Litorilinea aerophila DNA window TGCAACACAGAAAGCGAGAAGGAGACATGGCTGCGACGGCGAAATTTCTGGCTGTAGATCTGGGTGCATCCAACGGACGGGTCTTGCTGGCCGAATGGGATGGCCGCCGATTTCACCTGCAGGAGTTACATCGCTTCGCCAACGGGCCGGTTCAGGTTCGAGGCCGCCAGTACTGGAATGCCCTGGGCCTATGGCAGGAGATCCAGCAGGGTCTGGCCCGCTATGCCGCCCGCTTCCATGAGGCGCCGGCCGGCGTGGGGATCGACACCTGGGGCGTGGACTTCGCGCTGTTGGATGCCCACGGCCATCTGCTGGGCAATCCGGTCCACTACCGGGATGCCCGCACCAACGGCATCCCCGAAGTGGCCTTCGCCACGGTCCCCAGCGACGAAATTTTCCAGCAGACCGGCATCCAGTTCATGCAGATCAACACCCTCTTCCAGCTCTTCAGCATGCGGCACCACGGGGACCCTCTGCTGGACCAGGCGGAGACCCTCCTGATGATGCCGGATCTGTTCCACTACTGGCTGACGGGAGAGCGGGTGGCCGAGTACACCATCGCCTCCACCAGCCAGCTCCTCCACGCGGTGGAGCGGCGTTGGGCCACCGGGCTGGCCGCGCGGCTGCGCCTGCCCACCCAGATCCTGCCCCCCATCGTAGAGCCGGGTACCGTGCTGGGTTCGGTGGTGCCGGACGTGCTGGCAGAGACAGGCCTGCAGGGACCGGTGCCGGTCATTGCGCCCGGCAGCCACGACACGGCCAGCGCGGTGGCGGCCATCCCCGGCCTGGACGAGCGCAGCGTCTACATCAGCAGCGGCACCTGGAGCCTGATGGGGGTGGAGATCCCAGAGCCCATCATCACCCCCACCGCCCGGGCGCTCAACTTCACCAACGAGGGCGGCGTGGCTGGCACCATCCGCCTGCTCAAGAATATCGCCGGCCTGTGGCTGTTGCAGGAGTGTCGCCGTCAGTGGCAGCGGGAAGGCCGGGAGTACAGTTGGGAGGAGCTCCTGGCCCTGGCCGAACAGGCGCCCCCCTTCCGCTCCCTGGTGGATCCGGATGCGCCCGACTTCCTGAACCCGGACAACATGGTGGAGGCCATCCGGCGCTACTGCCGGCGCAGCGGGCAGCCGGTACCCGAGGATGTGGGCAGCGTGGTGCGCTGTTGCCTGGAAAGCCTGGCCCTGCGCTATCGCTGGGTGTTGGACGCCCTGGAGCAGTTGACGGGACGTCGTCTGGAGGTAGTACGCATCGTGGGAGGCGGCAGCCAGAACCGGCTGCTCAGCCAGTTTGCCGCGGATGCCTGCCAGCGGCCGGTGGTGACGGGGCCGGTGGAGGCCACGGCGTTGGGCAACGTTATGGTCCAGGCCATCGCCGCCGGTCACCTGGCCAACGTGGCCGAAGGGCGGAGCGCCATTGCGGCCTCGGTGGCCCAGGAACGCTTCGAGCCGGGGCCGGTCGCCGGCTGGGAGGAGGCCTTCGGTCGTTTCTTGCAGCTGGCAGAAGGGGCGTGAATGGGGAGCCATGGGTTTCACAGATGAACACAGATTTTTTCGCCCCTATCTGTGTCATCTGTAGTTGAATGTCAAGGGCGCTTTCGAGGGCCCCGGCCATTTTAAGGTTGGGGCCCTCGCCTGTTATAATGAAGGTCGAAGGCTGTTTCATGAAAGTGCTTTCGGACGTTGGTGTTGATCCGTCCGATGCAGAATTTGTCTGGCACTTTAAAAGAGGAGCTCTTCGCAAGGCCGACTGCTTTACACTCACGCCAAGGCCCATCCGTCGTTGATGCCTCGCACACTCTGGCGTAAGTACCCTGGCAGAAATCCAGCAGCTTTCTCCCCAGCCGAGACTATCGATGGATTTTTGTCAGGATTGACTCGGGGTTGTCATACCACTGGATCAGCAACCACTGGATTAGAGAAACGTGTATCGACGTAAGCTAAACCGAGCCTGGGAAACATTGCGGTCCATGCCGGTGCCTGCCATCGCATCGGATCGCCTGGTCGATTTGCACAACGATTTGATTCACTACGACACGGTCATTGCCAACCAAATGCGCGAGTATTTGCGCGGCAATCCCATCAACCGCCACAAGCTGGTCATTGATACGGAGTTGGAAGAGGCGCTGCGCTCCTTCAAGGCCGAAACACCGGCCGAAGTGGAGTGTCGCCGGGAGCTCCTGCGGTACAAACGGCGCATCGACGACGTGGTTCGGGAGCTGTTACGGGTCAACGATGACCGCATCGTGACCAAGTAAAGATCTGCCCGGCCGGTCCAGGGATGTCCAGGACCGGCTCTCCTCTTGTCATTTCATATCCCACCCCATTTTGCCCCAGGGCGGGCATCCATGGATGCTGCCTCTCTTCAGATGGGATCCTGGGGCTCTCCCTCAAACCTTTAAATGTAAATGCCGGACGTATCCTCAGCGTTCAGGTGCGATCTCTTCAAACAAGAGCGACTCGTCCCGAGGGCCGATGTAACCACACTCCCCCACCCGGGGTGAGTTGACCACCGGTAGAAAAGCCTCGTCCCAATCTTTGTGCTTCTTTGCATGGGTATCGCAGTAGGTCTCGTATCCTCCACTCCAGACGTTCAACCACCTTCCCGGCTGCTGGCACTTGATGCAGGGGTAGACCGGCGCATAATTGCGGGCCAACACCCGCACCTCTTTCTGGGGCGGGCTGCCCTTCCGTTCACCCACGACCTTGAGCTGTAGTTCTGTAGTGGTGCCGAAGTCGTATTCATAGAGAAAGGTCTTGCCCACCGAGAGCACCCTGTCCAGCCTGGTTTTCATGCTTGCGGTGGGGCGGGCGGCGCCAAAGATGTCCTTCCACATGGCATCCACCATGCCGGTGTCCAATTCATAGGAGACGTTATCGATGGTGAAGGCACTCAAATGGCCGCAGCATTCCAGCCAGGTGGCCCGTAAGAAGTTGTCCAGCTTCGCCAGAGTCGTACTGGCCGGGATCTCCAGATGCATCCAGTACGCGGGGGCATAGCGCCCCTGGACGGAAAGATGGAAGAGACGTACCGGGCGGTCCGGGCTGCTGTCATGCTCGTGGACACACTTCTTCAAATGGCGGGAGATGGTGTTTTTGGCAAATGGTTTGCCGCATAGGAAGCATTTGCCATAGGAAATGGTGCGGGATCGGGTTGCCATATATTCCCTCCTCATCATTTGGGAACAAGTGGGCCTGTCTCCTCGCCAGCCCTGCCCGGAAAGACTCGGCCCCAACCGCTGTTGCCTCCTTGCGCCTTTGCGTTCAAAGTACCCTTTTCCCAAGGCTGTCCCCTCCCCCAGTCGTCTACGGGAGGGGAAGATCCCTGCGGAGTAGATCCTCCAGGCTTTCACGCCGCTGGATCAAATGGGCCTGGCCCTGGTGCACCCACACCACGGCCGGGCGCCGGGCGCCGTTGTAGTTGCTGCCCATGGCCAGGTGGTAGGCGCCGCTGACCGGCACCGCCACCAGCTCGCCCGGGGCCAGCTCTGGCAGGGGCAAGCCTTCAATCAGGACATCCCCGCTCTCGCAATAGGGGCCGGCCAGCCAGGCGAGGTCCGCCGGCGGCCGCCAGGGCTCCTGGACCGGCAGCGCCGAGTAGCGCGCGCCGTAAAGGGCGGGCCGGGGATTGTCGGCCATGCCGCCGTCCAGGAGCAGCCAGCGGCGGTGGGCCGTTCGCTTGACCGTTCCCACCCGATAGACGGCCACGCCGGCCCGGGCCACCAGACTGCGGCCTGGCTCCAGGTGAAGCCGGGGCAGTGGCAGGGAACGCTTCTGACAGCCATGGACCAGCGCCTGGGCGATGAAGGCCACGTAATCAACGATGGCCGGATGGGGCAGCTCGTCCTCGTGGTAGGCCACGCCCCAACCGCCCCCCGGACAGATCACCTGGGGCGTCCACCCCTGTCGCTCTCGGAGCAGGTCCACCAGATCCAGCACCCGCTCCAGGGCCGGGCCAATGGGGGCCGGATCCCGGAATTGGGAACCCTGGTGAAAGTGGATGCCCGTCAGGGGAAGGCCATGGCGCTGGCACAGCGCCACCGCCTCCATCACCTCATCGCCGTCCATGCCAAATTTGCTGTCTTCCTGTCCGGTCTGGCGATAGGCATGGGTCTCCACCGCCACGCCCGGGCGAACCCGCAGCCACAGGTCGGGCAGGGGGGACGTAGCCTGCCGGGCCAGGGTGACAATGCGGGTCAGCTCGGTCAGGTTGTCCACCACCACCACACCCGCCCGGGCCAGGGCCATGGCCAGGTCCTCCTGGCTCTTGTTGACGCCGTGAACCAGCAGACGCTCCCGTGCCACGCCGGCCGCCCCGGCGATGTGTAACTCGCCCGCGCCCGTACAATCCAGCCAGAGGCCCTGGCGCTGCACCCACTGGGCCACCGCCAGGCAGAGCAACGCCTTTCCGGCAAAGGTGATGCCGCTGGGGCCGGGGTAGTGGGCCTTCAGGGCTGCCCCATAAGCGGCGGCCGCTCGATCCATGGTGGTCTGGTCCAACACGTAGAGGGGTGTGCCGTAGCGGTCGGCCAGCTCTGCCAGATTACAGCCGGCGACGGCCAGGGTGGGCAGGCCATCGTCCGGGGTGATGACCGTGGTCGTTTCCGGAAAAAGCTCCAGGCGTCGGTGGTTCATAGGATCACCAGCACAATGCCCGCCAGGGTGATCAGCACGCCCAAGATGCTCGTCATGCTGGGGATCTCGTGGAGCAGGAGAACGCCCAGCAAGATCCCGCCGGTGACCTCCTGGGTGGCGATGAGGTTGGCGGCCGTGGCCGGCACTCGACGCAGGGCCGCGTTGTACAGGGTATGGCCCAGCCCCAGGGGGAAGAGGCCCAGGGCCACCACACTGGCCACCGCCTGCCAGGTATAGCCACCGGGCGTGAAGTGGAGGGTGGCCGCCGGCAGCAACCACAGTCCGGCCAGGGCGTAGACCGTGCCGGCATAGGCAAAGAGGGGATAGCGATCCCGCTGGCTGCGGCCGGCCACGCTGTATAGCCCGAAGCAGATGGCGCTGCCCAGGGCCAGCAGATCGCCGATCCACATGCGGCGATCGAAGGTGGGCTCGAAGCCGGTCAGAAAGGCCACACCTGCCACGGTGAGCAACGTCCCGCCCCATTGGCGCCGGTTGAGGCGTTCGTTGAGAAAGAGCCAGGAAAAGAGGGCTACAAAGATGGGCGCCGTGTAGACGATGGCCAGGCTGTGGGCGATGGTGGTGTATTCCAGGGAGGCAATGTAAAAGCCAAAGTGCAGCGCGGCGATCAGGCCGTACCCGGCGAAGCGGGGCCAGTCCTGGCGGCCGGGCAACCGCTGGCGGAGGCGCCAGGCCAACAGCAACACCACCCCGCCTGCGCAGAGCATGCGGCCAGCCGTGATCTCATAGCTGCTCAGGCTGGCCGCCGCCCAGCGGACCAACACCGGGCTGGTGCTGAAGAAGAAGACGGCGATGACCACGTAGAGGATGCCCTGCCGCTCGTCGGCGGTGAGAGCCCGGTGGCCACGCTGGGATTGGATGCCGGAAAGTCGCGTGCCCACGACGGTTTAGAAGCTGCCGGGGGTGATGGCCACGTAGATGAGGCTGAGCACCATGCTGATGACGATCAGCAGGCTCAACGCGTAAAAGATCTTTTCGTTGCGGCTGTAACGTTTTTTGGGACTCATGGTTGCCTGAAAACTCCTCTGTGAATGGTCAATTGGAACGGCCGGACGCTCCCATTCCCTCTGCCATTCGGGGCCATCGAAGCTACGCCAGAACGCGCGGAGAGCGCCAGCCAGAAGGGATTATACCATACGTCCCCGCTACCGGCGGACGGCGGCGCAAAGCTGACTCGCCGCTGTGGGCTCCAACAGGCAGTACGCCTCCAAAGTGAGCTCTCTGCTTGGTCCATGGGAACACCGGTGATACACTGGGGGCATGGTTCCTTCGCGTCTGGCTGCTGTGGCCTGGGCGGCCCTGGCTTTGATGGTCGGCGGCAGCCTGCTCGCCTATCTGCTGGGGTCGGTGCCGCCTACCCTGGCCGACAATCGCTTGAATATCCCGGCTGTGACCCTCTTCTTCCTGGGCCTTTTTCTGCTCAGTGGCGGCCTGGCCAGCCTCATCGCGCTGGCGCTCCACAGCCGCTGGCCCACCCTGGCCGGCGTCCGCAGCAGGCGTGCCAGGCCGGCACCGGGCGTGGCGTTGCGTCAGGGCGTGTTGCTGGCCGTGGCCGTTTTGGCGCTGGCCCTCCTGGCCTTCTTCCAGTTTCTGGACGTGGTTTTCGTCCTGGTGACATTTCTCCTGGTGGGGCTTCTGGAGGCCTTCCTGCAGAGCCGGGGGCGATAGAAAAGCTAATCCCTTCGGGCTTCTTCCACCTGGATGGGGCCCAGCAGGAAGCGGTCGGCCCCTTCGGCCCCAGGACTGGCCAGCAAAGAAAGGCGGTCCAGATCCGGCCAGGTGTACAGGCCCAGCTCCAACTGGTAGATGCCGGGCGGCGCCTGGGGAGAGACCACCAGCTCATGGATATCCTCCACCACCTGGCCCGGCGACCACGCCTGGGTGGGGGACACCGGACGGCCGTCGTGGCCGCCGTGCATCTGGCCGCCGACATCCAGCAGATGGACGAAGGTGGTGTAGTCGCCGTGGATGGGCCCCCGGGCCCGCCAGTACAGGGTCACGGTCAGGGGCTCACCAGGGCGCAGGCGACGCCGGGATAGGGTGTAGCCCGCCAGGGTGATGTTGTCATCGAAGGCAATCTCCAGGGGATTGGGCGTGAGGCCAGGCGGCGTGGCGATTTCCACCCGGCCAAAACGGAGCGCATCATCAACGGCTGTCGCCTGCAGGTCGGGTGAAGCGGCCTCCACCTGCACTGGCAGACGATGGCCGGCTGTGACGCCCGTGGCCGAATCCCCCGGAAGGTACATGCCGATGGCCCAGTGGGCCTGGTTGGGCGTGTAGGCCGTGGGGGGGATCCGGACCAGGTATCGCTCCACCCGGAGTTCCCCTGGATGCCACTGGCTGGTGGGGTAGAGGCCGCCGCCGGGCATGGTGTCATACTGGGCCACGATCAGGCCGTCCTCATCCACCAGATGAACAAAAATGGAGTAATCCTCGGCGGGGACCTGGCGGGCCTTCCACGCCACGGTCACCGTCGCGGTCTGGCCCGGCAGGAGCCGGTCGGGCTGGGTGGCCACGCCCTGTACGATGAAGGCATCCCCCAGCCGTGCCGTGATGGGCGTCAACTCTGCGGCCAGGTGCGCCTGGGCAGGAGGCGGCCGGTAGGCCGGCGCGATGACCAGTGGCGGCGTGAGCAGGCTCAAGCCGGCCAGGAGCGTCGCCACTCCCCAGCCCAGTCCCGGGAGCGGCCAGCGTCCCAGACCGATGACCATGCCCAGGGCCAGGGTCGGCGCTGCGGGAAAGAAGTACCGCCCCTGGGCCGCTGGCGCAATGCGCATGAAGCGCAGCCAGGAGATCAGGAGTACCACCCCCCACAGCCCCAGCAGGAGCATGGCCCAATCCCGCTCCCTTAGCCGGATGCCCCGTCGCCAGCGCCCGATAGCCGCCCACAGGAGTCCACCAGCGATCAGCAGTTCCAGCCCTCGGAACAGCAGATAGACCGGCGCCGGGTAGGGGACATTGAACCAGCCGAACAGGCCCCAGAAGGAACGTTCCAGGCTTTCCAGCTCCCCGAAGATGGTGCGCCAGTCGGCCGGCTCCACCCGGAGCAGGATGTTGGCCTGCCAAATGTTCCAGGCCAGGGGATCGCCGTAGAGTTGCCAGTTGCGCACATACCACCAGCCGCCGATGGCCAGGGCTGGCGCCGCCGTCCACCAGGCGCCTTCCCAAAAGAGACGCCAGGAGCGCGCCCGCCAGCTCAGGCCGATCACGGCCAGGGCCGTCAACCCCAACAGGCCCAACACGCTCAACTTGCTGAGCACGGCCAGCCCCAGCAGAACGCCCAGGACGGCCAGCTCTCGACGGGGGATGGCCCTTTCTCCGCCGGGAATGGGAGCGATGATGAGGCTGGTCAGCCGCCAAAGGACCAGGGCTGCCAGCGCGTTAACGGCCCCGTCGTTGCTGGCAGCGGCGCTGATGAAAACAAACTGGGGGATGAAAGCCACCAGGGCGGCACCCAACAGAGCCTGCCGGCCATCCAGGAGCAGGGCAAGGGTTCGATAGACGGCCCATATGGTGACCGCGCCCAGGGCCACCGAGAAAAATCGAGCCAGATGCAGGGCCAGGATGGCCCCTCGCCAGGGCCATTCCTCATCCCGGTGGTGAATCAGGTAATTGCGATTGGCCTCTGCGTCCGGCCGGCCGATGGCGGCGTGGGGATTGGCCCGCCGATAGATCGCGGGGAAGTCGCTCTGGTCTATCCAACTGGTCAAGGCCGCGGCCACCAGGTAGTACCCCGGCGCCTGGACGCCCTGTTGTCGCCAGAGGGCCTGGGTGTTGGGCTCGGAAACGGGCAGCCCCTGGCCAGTGGCCAGGTGGTGGATGAAGGCGAAATGCCAGATCTCATCTGGCGTCTCAAAGGGGGGAACCACCACACTGGTCCAGCCGGCCAGCAGCACAAAGATCGCCAGGAGCACACCGATCCCCCGGCCAGATTGGGGTGGCGTGGGCGGCATGGTTGGACGCATGGATTGGGAACCGGCCATGGTGGTTTATGGCTGGGAGCGGGGCGCGGGTGCCCGTCCGTTGTGCTTGGGCGGACGCCACACGAAGAGGTAGTAGAACAGGCTGTAGAGATAGCGCTGCCACACGTCGATGACCCGGAAGTTGGATTCGCCGTTGGCGCGCACATACTCGTGGGTGGCCACCTCCACCAGGCGATAGCCCCGGCGCAGGGTTTTGATGATCATCTCCTGCTCGATGGTGGTGATGTCCTCCTGCAGATCCAGGTCCAGGGCGACTTCCCGGCGCAGGGCCCGAAACCCGTTCTGACAGTCGGTCAGGCGCACGTTCTGGGTGTAGTTGATGCTCAGGGTGATGACCTGGCTGCCAAAGAGGCGGACAAATTGGTGGATAGTGGCGTGAAGTTCATCGCTGCCGCCCAGCATGCGTGAGCCAGAGACGTGGTCGGCCCGGCCTTCGACAATGGGCTGGATCAGGGCTGGAATGTCATCCGGGTTGTGGGAGCCGTCCGCGTCCATGAAGACCAGGATATCTCCCCGGGCTTCCCGAATGCCACAGCGGATGGCCGCCCCTTTGCCCCGTCCGTCGTCCAGGATGACCCGGGCGCCGCAGGCCTGGGCGATTTCCCGGGTTCCATCGCTGCTGTGGCCGTCCACCACCAGCAGCTCGTCGGCGTGGGGGGCTGCCCGCACCAGCACCGGCAGGAGGTTGGCCGCTTCATTGCGGGTGGGCACGATGACTGAAATGGTGTAGTGTTTGCCGTCCGGCCCGATACGCTGCACTTCTCGGGGCCGGGTGGCCTGATGATACCACTGGGGCAACCGGGTTGTCACGTCAGTCCGCCACTCACTTGTCTGTTCATCTTCCATCGGGATACGTCCCGGCGACAGCGCGCCGCTGCCGTAGTAGAGTACTGGCAATTGATGGAATGTCCAAATTCCACGGGGCCGGACTGTCTCATATGACACAGATTTCACAGATAGCAAGGACCTACAAACCGGGTCCTTTCGCGGCTGGCGACAGCGGGCGGGCACGGCGGCCCGCCCCTACGAAACCGGTACCCTGTCGTAGGCAAGGCGAATCATGATTCGCCCCTACATACTGCGCAGGCGTCGCCGTCCCTCACCTGTCCGGATTGGGTGCAATACGTGTGTAGGGCGGGTCTCTGGCCCGCCGTGGGTAGCTGGATCGACAGCGACAGCAGGCGGGCACGGAGGCCCGCTGTCGCCAGCCGCGAAATCTGTGGCTCGGATCTGCAAAGGGAGTGGAAGGGGAAAGCGGACCTGGCTAAGGCTGGAAATTGGCAAAGGGCTGGGGATGGGGTAAAAATTCAGGGAGATCCTAGTACAGGCGGAAAGGAGCAGTCAATGCCGTCACCATTCACCTCACCAACTGGCCCGGCGTTGCCGGAATTCACCCAGGCTGAGATCACCATCCTGGGGCTGGGCCCCGGTGATCCAGGTGGTCTCACCCTGGCAGGGTGGCAGGCCCTGCAGCAGGCCGCCCGGATCCTGCTGCGGACCCGTCAGCATCCCTGTGTCGATTTCCTGGCAGCCCACTTTTCTTTGGAAAGCTGCGACGACCTCTACGAGACCCACGAGGACTTTGCGGACATTTACTCGGCCATCGTGGAACGGGTGCTGTCCGCAGCCCGTCCGGGCGAGCGCGTGGTCTACGCGGTGCCGGGCCATCCCTGGGTTGGTGAAGCCACCACGCCCCGCATTCTGGCTGCGGCCCAGGAACAGGGACGCTCGGTCCAGGTTCTGGGCGCGGAAAGTTTCGTCGTCCCCTCCCTGGCGGCCGTCGGCGTGGACATCATGGATGGCGGCCAGGTGGTGGATGCCATGATCTTGGCCCGGCAGCACCATCCCCAGGTGGAGGTAGGCCTGCCGCTCCTGGTGGGGCAGATCTATGCCCGCTGGCTGGCTTCCGACGTGAAGCTGACCCTGATGAATGCCTACCCCGACGATCATCCGGTGACCCTGATCTACCGGGCCGGCACCCGGGAGCAGCGGACCGCCACCATGCCCCTCCATGCCCTGGACCAGCACGAGGATTTCGACCATCTGACCAGCCTCTACCTGCCGCCTCTCCATCACGGGAGTTTTACCGCCCTGCAGGAGATCGTGGCCCACCTGCGGGCGCCGGAGGGCTGCCCCTGGGATCAGGAACAGACCCTGGAGAGCCTGCGCCAGGACCTGTTGGGGGAATGTGCCGAGGTATTGGAGGCCATCGACATGGAGGCAGCGGGCGAGGAGAATGGCGCCCATATCGCCGAGGAGTTGGGCGATGTGCTGCTGGTGGCCACCATGATGGTGCAGATCGCTACAGAGGAGGGCCGCTTTAAGATGGCCGACGTGATCCGTCCCCTGCTGGAGAAGCTGATTCGCCGCCATCCCCACGTCTTCGGCGACACCGTCCTGGGCGACGCCGGGGTGGATGCGGTGGATCAGGTGTTGACCAACTGGGAGCAGATCAAGGCGGCGGAGCGGGCCGCCAGGGGCGAAATCCGCAGCGGGCCCCTGGACGGCATCCCGGCCCACCTGCCCGCCCTGGAAAAGGCCCGCAAGCTCCAGTCCCGGGCCGAGCGGGCCGGGCTACTGGCCCCGGACACGGTGGCATCCGAAGTGGCAGCCCTCTTCAGCCCCAATCCCGACGCCCAGGCGGTGGGCGAGCGGCTGTGGGCGCTGGTGGCCTTTGCCCGCCAACATGGCATCAACCCAGAGGATGCCCTGCGCACCTACCTGGTCCAGTTCCGCCAGCGCCATGGAAGCTGACGGAACTGGACCTACACGGAATGTATCCAGCCGCCCATTTTTCTGGACGAAAAAAGCCAATGGTGCTACACTTGAGGCTGATCATCTATGCGCCCGTAGCTCAGCGGATAGAGCACTGGTCTTCGGAACCAGGTGTCGGGGGTTCGAATCCCTCCGGGCGTGCTCAGTCACGAGGCTTCTGCCTCATTCACTCCGCTGTCGGGGATCGAACGCATCCCGCAGCCCATCTCCCAGGAAGTTAAAAGCCAGGACCGTCAGCGTCAGCGCCACCGCCGGCACAAAGGTGATGTGGGGTGACGAGCGGATGGACTGATACCCCTCGTTGAGCATGATGCCCCAGCTAGGTGTGGGCGCGTCCACGCCCAGGCCAATGAAGCTCAGAAACGCCTCGGTCAGAATGTAGCCCGGGATCTGCAGGGTTTCCTGGACGATACAGGGACCCAAAATGTTGGGCAGGAGGTGGCGGAAAAGGATGTGGTGCGGCCGGTCGCCGATGGCCCGGGCTGCTTCCACAAATTCCTTTTCCTTGTAGGCCAGGGTCTGCCCCCGGGCGATCCGGGCCATGCCGATCCAGTTCAGCGCGCCGATGGCGATGAAGACGAAGAGCAACCCGCCCAGGGCCTGGTTGATGTCCAGGATAAAGCCCACGAAGCCCGTGGCATCCCCACGGCGGGCCACCGCCTTGAAGTAGACCTGCATCAGGATCACGACGATGATGATGGGCAGACCGTAGAGAAAGTCCACGATGCGCATCATCAATTCGTCGATGCGTCCCCCGGCATAGCCAGAGATGAGGCCGTAGGTGAGGCCGATGACCAGGCTCACCGTGGCAGCCACCACAGCCACCGCCAGGGAGATGCGGGTCCCATACAAGGTGCGGGTCAGAAGATCCCGGCCCAGCTGGTCAGCCCCCAGGACGTAGACAAATCCTTCCAGGTTCGGGTTCTTGGAAAGCGCGCCCGGTGGCGCGTTGTTGTCCTGCAGGGTCTGTTTGGCGTAGGCGGGCTGGTTGGTGCGGGCCAGCTCGGCGCTGAAGCCTTGCAGGGTGTAGGGGTTGATGTAGTCGGCCAGCAGGGCCAGCAGGGTCAACAGGATGATGAAGGCCCCTGCGATGGTGGCCGCCCGGTTATGGAGAAGGCTGCGCCAGGCATCGCTCCATGGGCTGCGGGACTTGCCCTGCAGCGCAGCCACGTTCGGTTTTAAGCTCTGTTCTGCGACAGCCAAAAGACTTGCTCCTCTTGCGCGTCAAAGGCTCATAGGGCGAACCGTCAATCGTACCGGATGCGAGGATCCAGCCAGGCGTACAGAATGTCCACCACCAGGTTGGCTACCACCAACAAGGTGGCATAGACCACTGTGACGCCGGTGATCAGCGGGTAATCCCGGTTGCCGATGCTGGTGATGAAGTGCTTGCCCATGCCCGGAATCCCAAAGATGAATTCGGTGACAAAGGAACCCGTCACCACGGCGATGGTCAGCGGCCCCAGGATGGTCACCACCGGGATCAGGCTGTTTTTCAGGGCGTGGCGGACCACCACCACGTTCTCCGCCAGCCCTTTGGCCCGGGCCGTGCGGATGTAATCTTCCCGGATCACCTGGAGCAGACTGGCCCGGGTCAGCCGGGCGATGCTGGCTGAGAGGGCAGTGCCCAGGGCAATGGTGGGCAGGGTGGCATGGGCCCAGAACTTCAGGTCGGGGATGGGTATGAAGCCCAGCAGGAAGGGCGGCTTGGCGCCCCAGGTGGAGACGGGGAACCAGTTCAGCTTCAGCGCGAAGATCCAGATCAGCAGGGGGCCCAAGACCAGGTTGGGAATGGACAGGCCGATAATGGCGAAGAAACTGCTGGTGTAGTCCAGCCACGTGTTCTGACGCAGCGCGGCCAGCGTTCCCAGAGGGATGCCGATGATCAAGGCCAGCCCCATGGAGAGGATGCCCAACTGGAGGGAAATGGGGAAGGATTCCCCCACGATTTCGTTGATGCTTCGCCCCCGCTGTCGCATGGAGATACCCAGGTCGCCCCGGATCAGGCCCCGGGATACACCCAGCTGGTAGCTTTGCAACACGGCGTCGCAGCCGGGGATGACGGGCATGCCTTCGCAGATGAAGCCGGCCACATCGTCGCCCAGCAGGTAGGACGTAAACTGCCACAAAAGTGGCCAGTCCAGGTGGTGGCGTCGCTCCAGATTTTCGGTAACAGCTCTCGGTAATGCTTTGTCGCCGGCAAAGTCAAAGGGACCACCCGGGATGATGCGCATCAGCGCAAAAACGGTGAAAGTCAACAGCAGTAGCACCGGGATGGACCAGATAATGCGCCGGATAATGTAACGGTACATGGTCGAAATCTCACTCGCCAGATTCAATCACATGGACCCGGGTGGGCGACCCGCAGATCGCCCTACTACGGGAGGGCCAATGGGAATCGGGTGGTACCGGGTATGCCCGGCACCACCCGATTTGGTGGAAAGACTTACTGGCCTCGTGC harbors:
- the lysA gene encoding diaminopimelate decarboxylase, yielding MNHRRLELFPETTTVITPDDGLPTLAVAGCNLAELADRYGTPLYVLDQTTMDRAAAAYGAALKAHYPGPSGITFAGKALLCLAVAQWVQRQGLWLDCTGAGELHIAGAAGVARERLLVHGVNKSQEDLAMALARAGVVVVDNLTELTRIVTLARQATSPLPDLWLRVRPGVAVETHAYRQTGQEDSKFGMDGDEVMEAVALCQRHGLPLTGIHFHQGSQFRDPAPIGPALERVLDLVDLLRERQGWTPQVICPGGGWGVAYHEDELPHPAIVDYVAFIAQALVHGCQKRSLPLPRLHLEPGRSLVARAGVAVYRVGTVKRTAHRRWLLLDGGMADNPRPALYGARYSALPVQEPWRPPADLAWLAGPYCESGDVLIEGLPLPELAPGELVAVPVSGAYHLAMGSNYNGARRPAVVWVHQGQAHLIQRRESLEDLLRRDLPLP
- a CDS encoding DMT family transporter: MGTRLSGIQSQRGHRALTADERQGILYVVIAVFFFSTSPVLVRWAAASLSSYEITAGRMLCAGGVVLLLAWRLRQRLPGRQDWPRFAGYGLIAALHFGFYIASLEYTTIAHSLAIVYTAPIFVALFSWLFLNERLNRRQWGGTLLTVAGVAFLTGFEPTFDRRMWIGDLLALGSAICFGLYSVAGRSQRDRYPLFAYAGTVYALAGLWLLPAATLHFTPGGYTWQAVASVVALGLFPLGLGHTLYNAALRRVPATAANLIATQEVTGGILLGVLLLHEIPSMTSILGVLITLAGIVLVIL
- a CDS encoding rhamnulokinase, translating into MAATAKFLAVDLGASNGRVLLAEWDGRRFHLQELHRFANGPVQVRGRQYWNALGLWQEIQQGLARYAARFHEAPAGVGIDTWGVDFALLDAHGHLLGNPVHYRDARTNGIPEVAFATVPSDEIFQQTGIQFMQINTLFQLFSMRHHGDPLLDQAETLLMMPDLFHYWLTGERVAEYTIASTSQLLHAVERRWATGLAARLRLPTQILPPIVEPGTVLGSVVPDVLAETGLQGPVPVIAPGSHDTASAVAAIPGLDERSVYISSGTWSLMGVEIPEPIITPTARALNFTNEGGVAGTIRLLKNIAGLWLLQECRRQWQREGREYSWEELLALAEQAPPFRSLVDPDAPDFLNPDNMVEAIRRYCRRSGQPVPEDVGSVVRCCLESLALRYRWVLDALEQLTGRRLEVVRIVGGGSQNRLLSQFAADACQRPVVTGPVEATALGNVMVQAIAAGHLANVAEGRSAIAASVAQERFEPGPVAGWEEAFGRFLQLAEGA
- a CDS encoding IS1096 element passenger TnpR family protein — translated: MATRSRTISYGKCFLCGKPFAKNTISRHLKKCVHEHDSSPDRPVRLFHLSVQGRYAPAYWMHLEIPASTTLAKLDNFLRATWLECCGHLSAFTIDNVSYELDTGMVDAMWKDIFGAARPTASMKTRLDRVLSVGKTFLYEYDFGTTTELQLKVVGERKGSPPQKEVRVLARNYAPVYPCIKCQQPGRWLNVWSGGYETYCDTHAKKHKDWDEAFLPVVNSPRVGECGYIGPRDESLLFEEIAPER